A genomic window from Chlorobium phaeobacteroides DSM 266 includes:
- a CDS encoding UvrD-helicase domain-containing protein gives MTIRILDHSSVALSGMNLIEASAGTGKTWAITSLYLRLLLEKELRPEQILVVTYTEAATRELHARIRRRIRQALDAMRGDPTDDAFLVGLCERAAEAGEEERAALLLEAALAEFDTASIFTIHGFCNRALQDHAFESGALYDTELVTDQSALAREVIDDFWRERFFGSADQLLGYALLKGWSPDAFMAFLKSLQLSGRDEVIPVYGEAEIARIGHEAEAAFDEVRRIWSEEKAPVSTLLRTGKALSRSEKAYRADRVEQLLSDMEVFVAAENPFGLFDGFDKLTTSGIAAGTKSSGTPPSHPLFDACERLQAAADERLLALKSEVVAFYRKRLPERKKERNIRFFDDLLADLYQALQGGYESAAIIQGGAESVAISGGAESAAALAEALRKRYRAALIDEFQDTDPVQYDIFRRIYAGSEAPLFLIGDPKQAIYSFRGADIFAYMQAASDVGRERSFTLNTNWRSVPKLLDAFNLLFDSARHPFVFDNIPSPPLVAGKGLPRDAESPVSPLEICLLRSGDGDGSLKSGESERFAAGACASMVTETINGGSDAGDIAVIVRTHRQARMMQAALRECGIVSVMRSDESVFASVEAEEVRILVTALAEPGRESLVRAALVTPLFGLNGSDIARLNDDENAWVERLQQFREYHRLWQERGFMLMVRELMRHEAVRERLLALSGSSGERALTNVLHCFELLHREAHSRGLGMEGLVTWFGERVAAREPGEEYQIRLESDEPAVRIVTAHVSKGLQYPIVFCPFQFGGAGSGGDVVLFHDDDGRMKRDFGSRAIEHHRALASRESLAENLRLFYVALTRAERRCIFFTARIVDGRQSGRTPMLSPSSYLLYVSDEARQSPRVIGEAQHELAALDAGEMAERLQSMSDESGGAIRLRPLSLDDDLTLPLVRTAAAASPSFVLREFTASIETDWRIASFTTLSRHRHMAFELPDRDESAPEQQAAAAPAVLPDTDRSIFAFPKGAGAGILMHSIFETLDFAFATESVIDEASVRALDRYGYDRHWQPCLTGMVRQVLSTPLSSPEGSFTLGGLRQGSWSTELEFFFPLRHVTSPRLSELLMRHGVIPNGADPAAALQALDFTPVKGMLMGFMDMVFEAEGRYYLLDWKSNHLGNAVEAYHRDHLGKAMQENLYRLQYLLYTVALDRFLSLRVPGYRYETHFGGAIYVFLRGVSAERGEEYGFFRDLPPEALIRELQELLIETETGESEA, from the coding sequence ATGACGATACGCATTCTCGATCACTCCTCGGTTGCCCTTTCGGGCATGAACCTCATCGAGGCGAGTGCCGGAACGGGCAAAACCTGGGCAATCACCTCGCTCTACCTTCGCCTGCTGCTTGAGAAGGAGCTGCGGCCCGAACAGATTCTTGTGGTTACCTATACCGAAGCCGCCACCAGGGAGCTGCATGCGCGCATTCGCCGCCGCATCCGCCAGGCGCTCGATGCCATGCGCGGAGATCCGACGGACGACGCATTCCTTGTCGGCCTGTGCGAGCGAGCTGCAGAAGCAGGGGAGGAGGAGCGGGCCGCCCTGCTGCTTGAAGCCGCCCTGGCAGAGTTCGACACCGCCTCCATCTTCACCATACACGGCTTCTGCAATCGCGCCCTGCAGGATCACGCCTTCGAAAGCGGAGCGCTCTACGACACCGAGCTTGTCACCGACCAGTCGGCGCTTGCGCGGGAGGTGATCGACGATTTCTGGCGTGAACGCTTTTTCGGCAGTGCCGACCAGTTGCTCGGCTACGCGCTGCTCAAGGGGTGGTCTCCGGACGCCTTCATGGCCTTCCTGAAATCCCTGCAGCTTTCGGGGCGTGACGAGGTGATCCCGGTCTATGGCGAGGCGGAAATCGCCCGGATCGGGCATGAAGCCGAGGCGGCTTTCGACGAGGTGCGCCGCATCTGGAGCGAAGAAAAGGCGCCGGTTTCGACGCTTCTTCGTACAGGCAAGGCGCTCAGCCGCTCCGAAAAGGCCTACCGGGCGGACAGGGTGGAGCAGTTGCTCTCCGACATGGAGGTTTTCGTCGCTGCCGAAAACCCCTTCGGCCTTTTCGACGGCTTCGACAAGCTCACCACTTCAGGCATCGCAGCCGGCACCAAATCCTCCGGCACCCCGCCTTCGCATCCGCTTTTCGACGCCTGCGAACGGCTGCAGGCGGCCGCTGACGAGCGGTTGCTGGCCCTGAAATCGGAGGTGGTGGCGTTTTACCGCAAGCGACTGCCGGAGCGCAAGAAAGAGCGCAACATCCGTTTTTTCGACGACCTGCTTGCCGACCTTTATCAGGCACTTCAAGGCGGATATGAATCCGCCGCGATTATACAAGGCGGGGCAGAATCAGTAGCGATTTCAGGTGGTGCCGAATCCGCAGCTGCTCTTGCCGAAGCGCTTCGCAAGCGCTACCGCGCAGCCCTGATCGACGAATTCCAGGACACCGATCCGGTGCAGTACGACATTTTCCGGCGCATCTACGCTGGTTCCGAGGCGCCGCTCTTCCTCATCGGTGATCCCAAGCAGGCGATCTACAGTTTTCGTGGAGCCGACATTTTCGCCTATATGCAGGCCGCCAGCGACGTCGGCCGGGAGCGCAGCTTCACGCTCAACACAAACTGGCGTTCGGTGCCGAAACTGCTTGACGCTTTCAACCTGCTTTTCGACAGCGCGCGTCACCCCTTCGTGTTCGACAATATACCTTCGCCGCCGCTCGTGGCGGGAAAGGGACTGCCCCGGGATGCCGAATCTCCGGTGTCGCCGCTTGAAATCTGCCTCCTCCGATCCGGCGACGGCGACGGCAGTCTGAAGAGCGGAGAGTCCGAACGGTTCGCTGCCGGAGCCTGCGCATCCATGGTTACGGAAACCATCAACGGAGGCTCCGATGCGGGCGACATTGCCGTGATCGTGCGCACCCACCGGCAGGCCCGCATGATGCAGGCCGCACTCCGGGAGTGCGGCATCGTCTCCGTCATGCGCAGCGACGAAAGCGTCTTCGCCTCCGTCGAAGCCGAGGAGGTGCGCATTCTCGTGACGGCGCTCGCCGAACCGGGCCGCGAGTCGCTCGTACGTGCCGCCCTCGTCACGCCGCTTTTCGGACTGAACGGCAGCGACATCGCTCGCCTCAACGACGACGAAAACGCCTGGGTGGAGCGGTTGCAGCAGTTCCGCGAGTACCACCGTCTCTGGCAGGAGCGCGGCTTCATGCTCATGGTGCGCGAACTGATGCGCCACGAAGCCGTGCGCGAGCGCCTGCTGGCCCTTTCCGGATCGTCCGGCGAGCGCGCCCTGACCAACGTGCTGCACTGCTTCGAGCTGCTGCACCGTGAGGCGCACAGCCGGGGGCTCGGCATGGAGGGGCTGGTTACCTGGTTCGGCGAACGGGTGGCGGCCAGGGAGCCCGGCGAGGAGTACCAGATCCGGCTCGAAAGTGACGAGCCGGCCGTCCGGATCGTCACCGCCCATGTGAGCAAGGGGCTGCAGTACCCGATTGTATTCTGTCCCTTCCAGTTCGGAGGAGCTGGCAGCGGAGGGGATGTGGTGCTGTTTCATGACGACGACGGACGGATGAAAAGGGATTTCGGGTCGCGGGCGATAGAGCACCACCGGGCGCTGGCCTCGCGCGAATCCCTCGCCGAAAACCTGCGCCTTTTCTACGTCGCCCTGACGAGGGCCGAACGGCGCTGTATTTTTTTCACCGCACGGATCGTCGATGGACGCCAGTCCGGCCGTACCCCGATGCTCTCGCCCTCTTCCTATCTGCTTTACGTTTCGGACGAGGCAAGGCAGAGTCCCAGGGTGATCGGAGAGGCGCAGCATGAGCTTGCCGCGCTCGATGCCGGGGAGATGGCGGAACGGCTTCAGAGTATGTCGGACGAATCGGGCGGAGCGATCCGGCTCAGGCCTCTCTCCCTCGACGACGATCTTACGCTGCCCCTCGTTCGAACCGCAGCGGCCGCTTCTCCTTCGTTCGTGCTTCGGGAGTTTACAGCGAGCATCGAAACCGACTGGCGGATCGCGAGTTTCACCACCCTCAGCCGCCACCGTCACATGGCCTTCGAGCTGCCCGACCGCGACGAAAGCGCTCCGGAGCAGCAGGCGGCCGCCGCTCCGGCTGTGCTGCCCGACACGGATCGCTCCATCTTCGCCTTCCCGAAAGGAGCCGGAGCGGGCATCCTCATGCACTCGATCTTTGAAACGCTCGATTTCGCTTTCGCTACCGAAAGCGTTATCGACGAGGCTTCCGTCAGGGCGCTCGACCGCTATGGATACGACCGCCACTGGCAGCCCTGCCTGACCGGGATGGTGCGGCAGGTTCTCTCGACGCCGCTCTCCTCGCCGGAGGGGAGCTTCACTCTCGGCGGACTGCGGCAGGGGAGCTGGAGCACCGAGCTGGAGTTCTTCTTTCCTCTCAGGCACGTCACCTCACCCCGGCTTTCGGAACTGCTCATGAGGCACGGCGTCATTCCAAACGGTGCCGATCCCGCTGCCGCCCTGCAGGCGCTCGATTTTACGCCGGTCAAGGGGATGCTGATGGGATTCATGGACATGGTGTTCGAAGCAGAGGGGCGCTACTATCTGCTCGACTGGAAATCGAACCACCTCGGCAACGCCGTCGAAGCGTACCATCGGGACCATCTCGGCAAGGCGATGCAGGAGAACCTCTACCGGCTGCAGTACCTGCTCTACACGGTGGCACTCGACCGCTTTCTCTCGCTGCGGGTGCCGGGCTACCGCTACGAGACACACTTCGGCGGTGCGATCTACGTTTTTCTGCGCGGCGTCAGCGCCGAACGGGGCGAGGAGTACGGCTTCTTCCGCGACCTGCCTCCGGAAGCGCTGATCCGCGAGCTGCAGGAGCTGCTGATCGAAACGGAAACAGGGGAGAGCGAAGCATGA
- the recC gene encoding exodeoxyribonuclease V subunit gamma yields the protein MTLHLYTGNRMETLVDALAEVLGRNPPSVFEYEKIVVQSRGMQRWISMELARRFGVWAGAEYPFPNRLLQQLFEEMELTQPDSSTFSKEVMCWSMMRLLPEMLDRELFSPLRSYLRNDRDGLKLFQLSGRIADTFDQYTLFRTDLLAAWEEGRDDGARDWQPELWRALVAESSGKHRGRLKTEFCLKVRHASLPAGFPKRISLFGISYMPPYHIGMIEALATRIPVNIFLLSPTQEYWSDIVSRRKLFRMSEGERELSTEGNPLLASLGRSGREFADLLLEAGGIENEHDLYIEPADDTLLHALQSDMLNLSGTGEEGERRPAPERADRSVQVHSCHNPLREVEVLHDNLLDLLERLPGLEPREIVVMTPEIETYAPYIATVFGSSGDGVSRLPHSIADRRMLDEGGIAPALLKLLELYGSRLPSPDIFDLLSSPPVSRRFRLDEEELDTIRVWVADTRIRWGMDERSRSGLGLPPFRDNSWRAGLERLLLGYAMPDEGVLFDGVLPFDVEGDAETLGKFADFIDALEALSARFDRPRTLDGWRDHFIWMLDIFIDADEEVERELSHIAAEIDKLTELAGEASFGGETAAPVMIAWLRGRLEKFEMGLGFMTGGITFCAMLPMRSIPFRVVAMIGMNDGAFPRQQRLPGFDMMSREPRKGDRSVRGDDRYLFLESILSARDVLYLSYVGQSIRDNSEQPPSVLVSELLDAIERGFAFSEGEDAISRMVVRHKLQGFNPAYFTERSPLFSYSDDNFRALACRDERNAGNGSRGRNPVEARPFMDEPLPEADDGDRRVTIDDLVKFFANPSAFFLDRQLGLKPSAALRPLEEREPFGAEGLDAYMMRQELLAAVLEGGKEEALLPLFRSRGLLPPARHGELLFGELLAEVREFADRLPELKGSAAPAVLEADLDIGGFRLTGRLDHLLPSGQLLYRCAKMREKDRIGSWILHLVLGACSPGHMQETRLVMLDRAVRYTPVADASGRLETMLSLYRQGLLEPLPFFPRASTAWAGKAEKTERERIEAALAAWREGYGGREGEGADPAFRRCFGTEPPLGERFAAITEEVLLPMLEHGGKG from the coding sequence ATGACGCTGCATCTCTACACGGGCAACCGGATGGAAACGCTTGTCGATGCGCTGGCGGAAGTTCTGGGTCGTAACCCGCCATCTGTTTTCGAATACGAGAAAATAGTGGTGCAGAGCCGCGGCATGCAGCGGTGGATTTCCATGGAGCTTGCGCGGCGGTTCGGCGTTTGGGCCGGTGCGGAGTATCCCTTTCCGAACAGGCTGCTGCAGCAGCTCTTCGAGGAGATGGAGCTGACGCAGCCCGACTCCTCAACGTTTTCGAAAGAGGTGATGTGCTGGAGTATGATGCGCCTTCTGCCGGAGATGCTCGATCGGGAACTGTTTTCGCCCCTGCGATCCTACCTGCGGAACGACAGGGACGGGCTCAAGCTCTTCCAGCTCTCCGGCCGTATCGCCGATACCTTCGACCAGTACACCCTTTTCCGTACCGACCTTCTCGCCGCATGGGAAGAGGGGCGGGACGACGGGGCCCGCGACTGGCAGCCGGAATTATGGCGGGCGCTGGTTGCGGAGAGTTCCGGCAAGCATCGTGGCCGTCTGAAAACGGAGTTCTGCCTCAAGGTTCGGCACGCGTCGCTTCCGGCTGGATTTCCGAAGCGGATTTCGCTCTTCGGCATCTCCTACATGCCGCCCTACCATATCGGGATGATCGAAGCCCTGGCGACGAGGATACCGGTCAACATCTTCCTGCTGAGCCCGACGCAGGAGTACTGGTCGGATATCGTTTCCCGCAGAAAGCTCTTCCGGATGAGCGAGGGCGAACGGGAACTGAGCACCGAGGGCAATCCGCTGCTTGCCTCGCTCGGCAGAAGCGGCCGGGAGTTCGCCGATCTCCTGCTCGAAGCCGGCGGAATCGAAAACGAGCACGACCTCTACATCGAACCCGCCGACGACACCCTCCTGCACGCCCTGCAGTCCGACATGCTCAACCTGAGCGGAACGGGGGAGGAGGGGGAGCGCCGTCCCGCGCCGGAACGCGCCGACCGTTCGGTTCAGGTGCACTCCTGCCACAATCCGCTGCGTGAGGTCGAGGTACTGCACGACAACCTGCTCGATCTTCTCGAACGCCTACCCGGTCTGGAACCGCGGGAGATCGTCGTGATGACGCCCGAGATCGAGACCTATGCACCCTATATCGCTACGGTTTTCGGCTCTTCCGGCGATGGCGTGTCGCGCCTGCCGCATTCGATAGCCGACCGCCGCATGCTCGACGAGGGTGGCATAGCCCCGGCCCTGCTGAAGCTGCTCGAGCTCTACGGCAGCCGTCTTCCTTCTCCGGATATTTTCGATCTGCTCTCTTCGCCGCCGGTGAGCCGACGCTTCAGGCTTGACGAAGAGGAACTCGATACCATTCGCGTCTGGGTGGCCGATACGCGAATCCGCTGGGGTATGGACGAACGTTCGAGGAGTGGTCTCGGCCTGCCCCCCTTCCGCGATAACTCGTGGAGGGCCGGTCTGGAGCGGCTGCTGCTCGGCTATGCCATGCCGGACGAGGGGGTGCTTTTCGACGGCGTTCTGCCCTTCGACGTCGAGGGCGATGCGGAAACCCTCGGCAAGTTCGCCGATTTCATCGATGCCCTCGAAGCGCTCTCAGCAAGGTTCGATCGGCCCCGAACGCTCGACGGATGGCGGGATCACTTTATCTGGATGCTTGATATCTTTATCGATGCCGATGAGGAGGTCGAAAGGGAGCTCTCGCACATCGCAGCCGAAATCGACAAGCTTACGGAACTCGCCGGAGAGGCCAGTTTCGGGGGCGAGACGGCGGCCCCGGTGATGATCGCCTGGCTGCGCGGCCGTCTCGAAAAGTTCGAGATGGGGCTTGGCTTCATGACCGGCGGCATCACCTTCTGCGCCATGCTGCCGATGCGCAGCATTCCGTTCCGCGTGGTTGCCATGATCGGCATGAACGACGGGGCTTTCCCCCGCCAGCAGCGTCTGCCGGGTTTCGACATGATGTCGAGGGAGCCGCGCAAGGGCGATCGTTCCGTGCGGGGCGACGATCGTTATCTCTTTCTCGAATCAATTCTCTCCGCACGCGACGTCCTCTACCTGAGCTATGTCGGCCAGAGCATCCGGGATAACAGCGAACAGCCGCCCTCCGTGCTGGTGAGCGAACTGCTCGATGCCATAGAGCGGGGTTTCGCCTTTTCCGAAGGGGAGGACGCAATATCGCGCATGGTTGTGCGGCACAAGCTTCAGGGGTTCAATCCCGCATACTTCACCGAAAGATCGCCACTTTTCAGCTACTCGGACGATAACTTCCGGGCGCTTGCATGTCGCGATGAGCGCAATGCAGGTAATGGGAGCAGGGGGCGAAATCCGGTCGAAGCCCGCCCCTTTATGGACGAACCGCTTCCTGAGGCTGACGACGGGGATCGCCGGGTGACGATCGACGATCTGGTGAAGTTTTTCGCCAACCCCTCGGCATTCTTTCTCGACCGGCAGCTCGGACTGAAACCCTCGGCAGCGCTCCGTCCGCTCGAAGAGCGGGAGCCCTTCGGCGCAGAGGGTCTCGACGCATATATGATGCGCCAGGAACTGCTTGCAGCGGTGCTCGAAGGGGGAAAAGAAGAGGCTCTCCTGCCCCTGTTTCGGTCGAGAGGGCTCTTGCCGCCGGCCCGACACGGCGAGTTGCTCTTCGGAGAGCTGCTTGCCGAGGTGAGGGAGTTCGCCGACAGGCTTCCGGAGCTCAAGGGGAGCGCTGCGCCTGCCGTGCTTGAAGCCGATCTCGACATCGGGGGATTCCGGCTGACCGGCAGGCTCGACCATCTTCTGCCCTCCGGGCAGCTGCTCTATCGCTGCGCGAAGATGCGGGAGAAGGATCGCATCGGTTCATGGATTCTGCACCTCGTGCTCGGTGCGTGCAGTCCGGGTCATATGCAGGAGACCCGTCTCGTCATGCTCGACCGTGCCGTCAGGTACACTCCCGTGGCCGACGCCTCAGGCAGGCTCGAAACCATGCTTTCGCTTTACCGGCAGGGGCTCCTGGAGCCGTTGCCCTTCTTCCCCCGCGCCTCTACGGCCTGGGCCGGCAAGGCGGAAAAGACGGAGCGCGAGCGTATCGAAGCCGCCCTGGCTGCATGGCGTGAAGGCTACGGCGGACGCGAAGGCGAGGGTGCCGATCCGGCCTTCCGCCGCTGTTTCGGCACGGAGCCGCCCCTCGGCGAGCGCTTTGCAGCCATTACCGAAGAGGTGTTATTGCCGATGCTTGAACACGGAGGCAAGGGATGA
- a CDS encoding PH domain-containing protein, with translation MGYIEKNLMQDEKIHAKAKLHWTVFGKAILFIVAALVLMTLSLQTSLDGKTELSSAAWYFGVAVLIAAVWFFVEAFVKRQSTELAVTSKRVIAKFGFIRRSTMEMNHSKVESFHVEQSLLGRILRFGTLSIKGTGGGITPIAGIGDPLGFRRKAMEAIDAFQIKS, from the coding sequence ATGGGTTATATCGAGAAAAATCTCATGCAGGATGAAAAAATTCATGCAAAAGCAAAACTGCACTGGACGGTGTTCGGCAAGGCAATCCTGTTTATTGTTGCGGCGCTCGTTCTGATGACGCTTTCGCTGCAAACCTCTCTTGACGGAAAAACAGAGCTTTCTTCTGCGGCATGGTATTTCGGTGTTGCCGTTCTGATTGCTGCCGTATGGTTTTTCGTCGAAGCTTTTGTCAAACGGCAGTCTACCGAGCTTGCCGTTACCTCAAAACGGGTGATCGCCAAGTTCGGCTTCATCAGGCGCAGCACGATGGAGATGAATCACAGCAAGGTTGAGAGTTTTCATGTTGAACAGAGTTTACTTGGCAGGATATTGCGGTTTGGTACCCTCAGTATCAAGGGGACGGGGGGCGGCATAACCCCTATTGCGGGAATCGGAGACCCGCTTGGATTTCGCCGAAAGGCAATGGAGGCGATCGATGCTTTTCAGATCAAAAGCTGA
- a CDS encoding DUF389 domain-containing protein, whose amino-acid sequence MLKKIIGYFNLQEDVETFDVIHRAIENEIELKGSRLWILVFAIFLASVGLNINSTAVIIGAMLVSPLMGPINGMGYSIATYDFPLLRRSFKSFSFAVLASLVASTLYFVISPVSNAHSELLARTSPTIYDVLIALFGGLAGTVSLTTRLKGNVVPGVAIATALMPPLCTAGYGLATAQLHFFFGALYLFAINTVFIALSTVAFSQVMKFPIRNHVADASKARINRWITVIILVTLIPSIYFGYLLVMKEQFSDKAGRFVRSVQVFRGDYLLRSEIDADLQQITLIYAGHSLTNDDKANLKKKAADFDLKQVALIFEQGISFSDITGQLSEKDALKSQITALSFALQENKRAQDSLRERAMTGRVLLNELRAIFPEVTAALFAEPYRFSKDNDGNPEKIAYVVVSDSGTLDNVERTKVKAWLEARLQNDSLRVVFEE is encoded by the coding sequence ATGTTGAAAAAAATTATCGGTTATTTCAATTTACAGGAAGATGTCGAGACGTTTGATGTTATTCATCGTGCGATTGAAAATGAAATTGAGCTCAAGGGCAGCCGACTCTGGATTCTTGTGTTTGCGATTTTTCTTGCATCCGTCGGACTGAACATTAATTCCACGGCGGTGATTATCGGCGCCATGCTTGTTTCGCCTCTGATGGGTCCAATTAACGGCATGGGTTACAGCATCGCTACGTATGATTTTCCGTTGCTTCGCCGATCTTTCAAGAGTTTTTCTTTTGCCGTGCTGGCGAGCCTTGTTGCTTCCACGCTCTATTTTGTCATAAGTCCGGTATCCAATGCCCATTCAGAACTTCTTGCCCGGACAAGTCCTACCATATACGATGTTCTCATTGCTCTTTTCGGCGGTCTTGCCGGAACGGTTTCGCTGACGACAAGGCTTAAGGGGAATGTGGTTCCGGGCGTGGCGATTGCCACCGCACTCATGCCGCCGCTCTGTACGGCAGGGTATGGCCTTGCTACCGCTCAGCTTCACTTTTTTTTCGGGGCGCTCTACCTCTTTGCTATCAACACGGTTTTTATAGCTCTTTCGACCGTTGCTTTTTCTCAGGTTATGAAGTTTCCCATCAGAAATCATGTTGCAGATGCAAGCAAGGCTCGTATCAACCGCTGGATTACGGTTATCATTCTTGTTACCCTTATACCGAGCATCTATTTTGGCTATCTTCTTGTCATGAAAGAACAGTTCTCGGATAAAGCAGGGAGATTTGTCAGGTCGGTGCAGGTGTTTCGGGGCGATTATCTTCTTCGGAGTGAAATCGATGCTGATTTGCAGCAGATTACCCTCATTTACGCCGGACATTCGTTGACCAATGATGATAAGGCAAACCTGAAAAAAAAAGCAGCGGATTTTGACTTGAAACAAGTAGCCCTCATCTTTGAGCAGGGCATATCTTTCAGCGATATAACCGGTCAGCTCAGTGAAAAGGATGCCTTGAAATCGCAGATCACCGCACTTTCGTTTGCGTTGCAGGAGAACAAGCGCGCTCAGGACAGCCTTCGGGAGCGGGCAATGACCGGCAGAGTGCTGCTTAACGAGCTCAGGGCGATTTTCCCGGAGGTTACCGCTGCGCTTTTTGCTGAACCTTATCGCTTCAGCAAGGACAATGATGGAAATCCGGAGAAGATTGCTTATGTCGTGGTATCTGACTCGGGAACGCTCGATAATGTCGAGCGCACCAAGGTCAAGGCCTGGCTTGAGGCTCGTCTGCAGAACGATTCGCTGAGAGTTGTATTCGAAGAGTAA
- a CDS encoding HigA family addiction module antitoxin has protein sequence MSVKKVSPLHPGTVLLEDFLNPMELTEKQVAEDIRIPVWCINEIITGKRCITADTALRLARYFSTPPQFWFGLQMDYDLKSAMHNDGDNIDREVKACSRLEEQ, from the coding sequence ATGTCAGTAAAGAAAGTATCACCGCTTCATCCCGGAACCGTTCTTCTGGAGGATTTTCTCAACCCGATGGAGCTTACTGAAAAACAGGTTGCGGAGGATATCCGTATTCCGGTCTGGTGCATTAACGAAATCATTACAGGTAAACGATGCATCACAGCCGATACCGCGCTGCGACTTGCCCGCTATTTCAGCACGCCGCCCCAGTTCTGGTTTGGCCTTCAGATGGATTACGATCTCAAATCCGCCATGCACAATGACGGCGACAACATTGATCGCGAAGTAAAGGCCTGCTCGAGACTTGAGGAGCAATAG